The following are from one region of the Hymenobacter radiodurans genome:
- a CDS encoding pirin family protein: protein MKFSITRAAERGRKDIGWLKSNFTFSFSSYANPERNGFGLLRVFNDDFVQPGNGFGIHPHTNMEIISVMLAGSMNHKDTLGYTEVVHQDWVQIMSAGTGMRHEEHNVGDDEVNFLQIWIEPKLQNIAPRYQRRQFPEAKRKNQLTTIVSNEEGQAHCWINQNAKLSLGYYEAPQTVDYRFNPLNKALFLFVISGSIMLDGQTLQARDSMGIWETDHVSLECAADTRFLLIEAPINH, encoded by the coding sequence ATGAAATTCAGCATCACTCGGGCCGCCGAACGGGGCCGCAAAGACATCGGCTGGCTAAAAAGCAACTTCACTTTTAGCTTTAGCAGCTACGCCAATCCTGAGCGCAATGGCTTTGGCCTGTTGCGCGTGTTCAACGACGACTTCGTGCAGCCGGGCAACGGCTTTGGCATTCACCCGCACACCAACATGGAGATTATTTCCGTGATGCTGGCCGGTAGCATGAACCACAAAGACACCCTGGGCTACACTGAAGTGGTGCACCAGGATTGGGTGCAAATCATGAGCGCCGGCACCGGCATGCGCCACGAGGAGCACAACGTAGGCGACGACGAGGTAAATTTCCTGCAAATCTGGATCGAGCCGAAGCTGCAGAATATTGCCCCCCGCTACCAGCGCCGGCAGTTTCCGGAAGCTAAGCGTAAAAACCAGCTGACTACCATTGTCAGCAACGAGGAAGGGCAGGCGCATTGCTGGATCAACCAGAACGCAAAGCTTTCCTTAGGCTATTATGAGGCACCTCAAACGGTAGATTACCGTTTTAATCCGCTGAATAAAGCCTTGTTCCTATTCGTCATCAGCGGCAGCATTATGCTGGACGGGCAGACCCTTCAAGCTCGGGACAGCATGGGTATCTGGGAAACTGACCACGTTAGCTTGGAGTGCGCGGCGGATACGCGGTTTTTACTGATCGAAGCACCCATTAATCATTAG
- a CDS encoding nitroreductase family protein, with translation MRTAPTTYPVSDLIRQRWSPRSFTSQEVNPEDLNRVFEAASWASSAMNEQPWRYIYADQSDPEAFNRLLECLVPANQVWAKHAPVLILSLVKTHYDNGHLNPSALHDVGAANATLTLEATALGLSVHAMGGFDRDRTHEQFELPANFEPVAFLALGYAGPAEQLDEPLRSRENAPRQRKPLSEFVFTHQLPVAV, from the coding sequence ATGAGAACTGCCCCCACAACTTACCCCGTCAGCGACCTGATTCGGCAACGCTGGAGCCCACGCTCTTTTACCAGTCAAGAAGTAAACCCAGAAGATCTCAATCGTGTATTTGAAGCTGCCTCGTGGGCTTCGAGCGCCATGAATGAGCAGCCCTGGCGCTACATATACGCCGATCAGTCGGACCCGGAAGCGTTCAACCGCTTGCTGGAATGCCTGGTGCCCGCCAACCAAGTCTGGGCCAAACATGCGCCCGTGCTCATCCTGTCGCTGGTAAAAACGCATTACGACAACGGCCACCTAAACCCCAGCGCCCTACACGATGTGGGCGCCGCAAACGCCACGCTGACACTCGAAGCTACTGCCCTCGGCCTGTCGGTACATGCCATGGGAGGCTTTGATAGAGACCGCACCCACGAGCAATTTGAATTACCGGCGAACTTTGAACCGGTTGCTTTCCTGGCACTTGGCTACGCCGGCCCGGCCGAACAGCTAGACGAGCCTTTGCGCAGCCGCGAAAATGCCCCCCGTCAGCGTAAGCCCCTAAGTGAGTTCGTATTCACGCATCAGTTGCCCGTCGCGGTATGA
- a CDS encoding 2-hydroxyacid dehydrogenase codes for MNITFFSSKPYDQQYFNEANGEFGHQLQFLEVPLNAHTAVLAQGAGAVCVFVNDVVNESVLHQLSDNGVQLMALRCAGYNNVDLKAAAALNMPVVRVPAYSPYAVAEHTLALILTLNRQTHRAYNRVREGNFALTGLMGFDLHGSTVGLIGLGTIGMVTARILKGFGCRVLGFDIKPSAECQEIGVELTDLDSLYAQSDIISLHCPLTPQTHHLINEESIAKMKNGVMLINTSRGAIIDARAVIKGLKSQKIKYLGLDVYEEEGDLFFEDLSGKVIQDDVFMRLLSFNNVLITGHQAFFTANALHSIAHITLQNITDFEQGKSLVNAVPFEKSPQ; via the coding sequence ATGAACATCACGTTTTTTAGCTCCAAGCCTTACGATCAGCAGTACTTCAACGAAGCCAATGGGGAGTTTGGGCACCAACTTCAGTTTCTGGAAGTGCCGCTGAACGCTCACACGGCCGTGCTGGCCCAGGGAGCAGGGGCCGTGTGCGTGTTTGTGAACGATGTGGTGAATGAGTCTGTGCTGCACCAACTGTCGGACAACGGTGTGCAGCTGATGGCGCTGCGGTGCGCGGGCTACAACAACGTGGACCTCAAAGCTGCGGCGGCGCTGAATATGCCCGTCGTGCGGGTGCCGGCCTACTCGCCCTACGCCGTGGCCGAGCATACACTGGCGCTGATTCTGACCCTTAATCGTCAGACGCACCGCGCTTACAACCGCGTGCGGGAAGGTAACTTCGCCCTGACTGGCCTGATGGGTTTTGACCTGCACGGCAGCACCGTGGGCCTTATCGGACTCGGTACCATCGGCATGGTCACGGCCCGTATTCTGAAGGGGTTTGGGTGTCGGGTGCTGGGCTTTGATATCAAGCCTAGCGCGGAGTGCCAGGAGATAGGAGTGGAGCTTACCGACCTGGATTCGCTCTATGCCCAGTCCGACATTATCTCGCTGCATTGCCCGCTCACGCCCCAAACGCATCATCTGATCAACGAGGAGTCGATTGCGAAGATGAAAAATGGGGTGATGCTGATTAATACCAGCCGGGGGGCAATTATTGATGCCAGGGCTGTTATCAAGGGACTTAAGTCACAGAAAATCAAATACCTGGGGCTGGATGTATATGAAGAGGAGGGCGACCTGTTTTTCGAAGACCTATCGGGCAAGGTCATTCAGGATGACGTGTTCATGCGCCTGCTTTCCTTCAACAATGTGCTCATAACCGGCCATCAGGCTTTTTTTACTGCCAACGCGCTCCATAGTATCGCCCACATTACCCTGCAAAATATCACCGACTTCGAGCAAGGAAAGAGCCTTGTCAATGCTGTGCCTTTCGAAAAAAGCCCCCAATAA
- a CDS encoding universal stress protein: protein MEPSFLVLTDLSPKSQRAVYLTALLAAAANGQVILLHLENMPMLEPELGLVTIPEQYYRQERRDTLDALAALARHLPAPAVVESEVGSLHDVLGELIGRWQPQMLVMGLAAEHDVLDEMLMNQALPALRQTGLPLLLVPEETDVAQDPVLPLPRLVAVAADGEEFHLADSSLAFRSVLESWSAQYSIVHIATPHDPSDGGISRAEATVHQSGLLPAETKYTTYQIRWQPRSKGIVQAALDIQADMVVILARPRTFLSSIFNMGVAAEVVRISTVPVLLLPTVDRPKPAPQ, encoded by the coding sequence ATGGAACCTTCCTTTCTGGTACTCACAGATTTGTCCCCCAAGTCGCAGCGGGCGGTTTACCTGACGGCGCTTCTGGCGGCCGCCGCTAATGGTCAGGTAATTTTGCTGCATCTGGAAAATATGCCGATGCTCGAACCGGAGCTGGGTTTGGTTACTATTCCCGAGCAGTACTACCGGCAGGAGCGCCGCGATACGCTGGATGCGCTGGCGGCGCTGGCCCGGCACTTGCCCGCTCCAGCCGTTGTGGAAAGTGAGGTAGGCAGCCTCCACGATGTGCTGGGGGAGTTGATCGGCCGGTGGCAGCCGCAGATGCTTGTAATGGGCTTGGCCGCAGAGCATGATGTGCTCGATGAGATGCTGATGAATCAGGCCCTGCCCGCACTTCGGCAGACCGGCCTGCCGCTCCTCCTGGTTCCGGAAGAAACCGACGTTGCGCAGGATCCTGTGCTGCCGCTGCCCCGGCTGGTGGCCGTAGCCGCCGACGGCGAGGAGTTTCATCTAGCCGACTCTTCCCTTGCATTTCGGTCGGTGCTGGAGAGCTGGTCGGCGCAGTATTCCATTGTGCATATCGCCACTCCCCACGACCCCTCCGATGGTGGCATCAGCCGGGCCGAGGCCACGGTGCACCAGAGCGGCTTGCTGCCGGCTGAGACCAAGTACACAACCTATCAGATTCGCTGGCAGCCACGCAGCAAAGGCATTGTGCAGGCCGCCCTTGATATTCAGGCCGATATGGTGGTGATACTGGCCCGGCCGCGCACCTTCCTGAGCAGCATTTTCAACATGGGAGTGGCCGCCGAGGTCGTGCGCATCAGCACGGTGCCCGTGTTGTTGCTGCCCACCGTCGACCGGCCGAAGCCCGCGCCCCAATAG
- a CDS encoding MlaE family ABC transporter permease, translating into MNSTILAETGAITSFAFRFFRHGFRPRYEVQELLYQCYVIGYQSLPLVGVTGFIMGIVLTLQSRPTMAQFGAESWIPTMVGLTIVREMGPIITALIFAGKIGSSIGAELGSMRVTEQIDAMEVAGTNPFKYLVVTRVLATTLMLPVLTLLADAIALYAAYVGINLKGVTTLALFTNNIISTLNFGDVVPAVIKTFFFGFAIGIIGCYKGYYANKGTEGVGRAANSAVVVSSLVIFLLDLLAVQITSVLGLN; encoded by the coding sequence ATGAACAGTACTATCCTGGCCGAAACGGGGGCCATTACGAGCTTCGCCTTCCGATTTTTTCGTCATGGTTTCAGGCCCCGCTACGAGGTGCAGGAACTGCTCTATCAATGCTACGTCATTGGGTATCAGTCGCTGCCGCTGGTGGGGGTCACGGGGTTTATTATGGGTATAGTACTCACCCTGCAAAGCCGGCCCACCATGGCACAGTTTGGGGCCGAATCTTGGATTCCGACCATGGTGGGGCTGACCATCGTTCGCGAAATGGGCCCCATTATTACAGCGCTGATTTTTGCCGGCAAAATCGGCTCCAGCATTGGGGCCGAGCTGGGCTCGATGCGCGTAACCGAGCAGATTGACGCCATGGAAGTAGCTGGCACAAACCCATTTAAATACTTAGTAGTAACCCGGGTGCTGGCCACCACGCTCATGCTGCCGGTGCTCACCCTACTTGCCGACGCCATTGCCCTGTATGCGGCCTACGTCGGTATCAATCTGAAAGGCGTCACTACACTGGCCCTGTTCACCAACAACATCATCTCTACCCTGAACTTTGGCGATGTCGTGCCAGCGGTTATCAAAACCTTCTTTTTTGGCTTTGCTATTGGTATAATTGGCTGCTACAAAGGTTATTACGCCAACAAAGGAACGGAGGGCGTGGGACGAGCAGCCAACTCGGCGGTCGTTGTGTCGTCGCTGGTCATTTTTCTGCTCGATTTGCTGGCCGTACAGATTACGAGTGTTCTTGGCCTCAACTGA
- a CDS encoding ATP-binding cassette domain-containing protein: protein MLPDSAPLSASTVASPAEEVLTVEHVSKSFGDNHVLQDFSLTLHRGENLVVLGKSGSGKSVLIKCIIGLLPIDAGRITVLGQDVGALGHDELDQLRTKVGFLFQSNALYDSMTVRENLLFPLRRHSMANRRGRRKAWCYRLWTM from the coding sequence ATGCTTCCTGATTCTGCCCCATTGTCAGCTTCCACTGTCGCCTCGCCTGCCGAGGAGGTGCTCACGGTGGAGCACGTGAGTAAGTCATTCGGCGATAACCACGTGCTGCAGGATTTTTCGCTTACCCTGCACCGGGGCGAAAACCTGGTGGTGCTGGGCAAGTCGGGCTCGGGTAAGTCGGTGCTTATAAAATGCATTATCGGCCTGCTGCCTATCGATGCGGGCCGAATTACGGTGCTGGGCCAAGACGTAGGCGCGCTTGGCCACGATGAGCTGGACCAACTACGAACTAAAGTGGGGTTCCTCTTCCAAAGCAATGCTCTCTACGATTCCATGACGGTACGCGAAAACCTACTGTTTCCGCTGCGGCGCCACTCGATGGCTAACCGCCGGGGCAGGAGGAAAGCATGGTGCTACAGGCTTTGGACGATGTAG
- a CDS encoding ATP-binding cassette domain-containing protein: MVLQALDDVGLVDTIDQMPAELSGGQRKRIALARTLIIPPEIILYDEPTTGLDPITAREISQLIREVQQKYTTSALIISHDMNCVRLTADRVALLVDGRCHAEGTYQELQQLDDPDTREFFV, translated from the coding sequence ATGGTGCTACAGGCTTTGGACGATGTAGGATTGGTTGATACCATTGATCAGATGCCGGCCGAGCTGTCGGGCGGACAGCGTAAGCGCATTGCCCTGGCCCGCACCCTTATCATCCCGCCCGAAATCATTCTGTATGATGAGCCCACCACCGGCCTCGACCCGATAACGGCGCGTGAAATTTCCCAGCTTATTCGTGAGGTGCAGCAGAAGTACACCACCTCCGCCCTTATCATCTCGCACGATATGAATTGCGTGCGTCTCACCGCCGACCGAGTGGCGCTATTGGTGGATGGGCGCTGCCACGCCGAAGGTACCTACCAGGAATTGCAGCAACTGGACGACCCAGATACTCGCGAGTTTTTTGTCTGA
- a CDS encoding MlaD family protein, producing MPQSTASNHIRLGLFVAVGVGCLMAVLFLLGRKQNLFGSSLEVMADFRNVSGLLIGNNVRLAGIDVGTVRRIQIVNDSTVRVVIHLNRDVQPFVKKNAVASIGTDGLVGNTIINLNAVAAPAPPIEPGDMLRTKKPLAVADMLNTLDISNKNLVGITQDLRQITSKLNGSKAIWQVLDDQQLAENLGVTLRRAASTTAALQASALDLQRITNDVRRGRGPAGYLLTDTSFANRMRYTTRQLASSSDTLAATMASLKQQVQTSGGPLNTLLVDTAMSQQLRRTLQNVEKGTEGFSRNMEALQHNFLLRGYFRRQQKKQAQAPAP from the coding sequence ATGCCGCAATCTACCGCCAGTAATCATATTCGCCTGGGCTTATTTGTGGCCGTAGGAGTGGGCTGCCTAATGGCGGTTCTGTTTCTGCTGGGGCGCAAGCAGAATCTGTTTGGCTCGTCGCTGGAGGTAATGGCCGATTTTCGGAATGTATCGGGGCTACTGATCGGCAACAACGTGCGCCTGGCCGGCATCGATGTAGGCACCGTTCGCCGCATCCAGATTGTAAACGACAGCACAGTGCGCGTCGTCATACACCTGAACCGTGATGTACAGCCTTTTGTGAAGAAGAATGCCGTAGCCTCCATCGGCACCGATGGCTTGGTGGGAAATACCATCATCAACCTGAACGCAGTGGCCGCTCCAGCGCCGCCCATTGAGCCCGGCGACATGCTGCGCACCAAGAAACCCTTGGCCGTGGCGGATATGCTCAATACGCTCGATATATCGAACAAAAATCTGGTGGGCATTACCCAAGACCTGCGCCAGATTACGAGCAAGCTCAATGGCAGTAAAGCCATCTGGCAGGTGTTAGACGATCAGCAATTAGCTGAAAATTTGGGCGTAACTCTGCGCCGTGCCGCCAGCACTACAGCCGCCTTACAGGCCTCCGCCCTCGATTTGCAGCGTATCACCAACGACGTGCGCCGAGGACGCGGCCCAGCTGGCTACCTGCTCACCGATACATCCTTCGCCAATCGGATGCGCTACACCACGCGCCAGCTCGCCAGCTCTTCCGATACGCTGGCCGCCACCATGGCATCCTTGAAGCAGCAAGTGCAAACCAGTGGTGGCCCCCTCAATACCTTGCTGGTTGATACTGCCATGAGTCAGCAGCTGCGCCGAACGCTGCAAAACGTGGAAAAAGGCACTGAAGGCTTCAGCCGAAACATGGAAGCATTGCAGCACAACTTCCTGCTGCGAGGGTACTTTCGCCGGCAACAGAAGAAACAAGCCCAAGCGCCCGCGCCTTAG
- a CDS encoding L,D-transpeptidase scaffold domain-containing protein has translation MADFLLSYSFLLLLMRVYQHWFLALVLTLTPFLRAVPGAHASRSSTSVEGSQIAPKVSARIQVLLRPKAAWAQHQQPAVDLKEARSFYTKRRFLPAWSTGLEPNATGRAALALLVGAEDYGLQPSAYHASALLALTDSITWPTSVARQQAQQARFEVLLTDGLLQFAKHLRRGQLHAFVPSPLEKAEGPFDPAVWVSSALEAPDFAAALLRCQPRHREYQQLQQALVRWRRQPKGPDSVARQRKTEQIALTLERWRWDAIPDSSYVLVSLAAHTMEVVDNGRVRQTHRLVVGRPDSPTPTLSSRLTSFTVAPEWHVPHSIATTEILPYLKENAKYPSEHDFLAENNYSLYDAKGRRLDPKTVKWQHVTAKNFPYSIRQNPGCGNTLGNIIFRFANPYSVYLHATSETSDFELTNRALGHGCMRTERPMRLASYLLGPDSTSVALPSEAECEAAPKPRTITLKRPIAFHIRYATCAVVAGELKFYPDVYGRDEALRRQLFAPQNSPRLPVAPIE, from the coding sequence TTGGCCGATTTCTTACTATCGTATTCATTTCTGCTCCTGCTTATGCGTGTGTATCAGCACTGGTTTCTAGCCTTAGTGCTTACCTTGACGCCTTTTCTACGGGCAGTTCCGGGTGCGCACGCCTCGCGCAGTTCTACCAGTGTGGAGGGAAGCCAAATCGCACCCAAAGTATCCGCCCGCATTCAGGTTCTTCTCCGGCCTAAAGCGGCGTGGGCTCAACACCAGCAGCCCGCAGTAGACTTAAAGGAAGCCCGCAGTTTTTACACAAAGCGCCGCTTTTTGCCGGCCTGGAGCACCGGCCTAGAGCCCAATGCCACTGGTCGCGCTGCTCTTGCGTTGTTAGTTGGGGCCGAAGACTACGGCCTGCAGCCGAGCGCCTATCATGCGTCGGCCTTGTTAGCCCTCACCGATTCGATAACCTGGCCCACGTCCGTCGCACGTCAGCAAGCCCAGCAGGCCCGCTTTGAGGTACTGCTCACCGATGGCTTGCTGCAGTTTGCCAAGCACCTGCGCCGGGGCCAGCTCCACGCCTTTGTGCCGTCGCCCTTGGAAAAGGCAGAAGGCCCATTTGACCCGGCCGTATGGGTCAGCAGCGCCCTCGAAGCGCCGGACTTTGCGGCTGCGCTGCTGCGCTGCCAGCCCCGCCACCGCGAGTACCAGCAGCTCCAGCAGGCGCTAGTCAGGTGGCGGCGGCAACCCAAAGGGCCCGATTCGGTAGCTCGGCAACGAAAAACGGAGCAGATAGCCCTCACCCTAGAGCGCTGGCGCTGGGATGCCATCCCCGATTCAAGCTACGTGCTGGTGAGCTTGGCCGCACACACCATGGAAGTAGTGGACAACGGCCGCGTGCGCCAAACCCACCGCCTTGTGGTGGGCCGTCCCGATAGTCCCACTCCCACGCTCAGCAGCCGACTTACCTCATTTACGGTGGCACCGGAGTGGCATGTGCCACATAGTATTGCCACAACCGAAATTCTGCCTTATCTGAAGGAAAACGCTAAGTATCCCTCGGAGCACGATTTCTTGGCCGAAAACAACTACTCCCTCTACGATGCCAAAGGCCGCCGCCTAGATCCCAAAACGGTGAAATGGCAGCACGTGACAGCAAAGAATTTTCCGTACAGTATTCGTCAAAATCCGGGGTGTGGCAACACGCTGGGCAACATTATCTTTCGCTTTGCCAACCCGTACTCCGTCTACCTGCACGCGACCTCCGAAACCAGCGATTTTGAGTTGACCAACAGGGCCTTGGGCCATGGCTGCATGCGTACGGAGCGCCCCATGCGGCTGGCCTCCTACTTGCTCGGCCCCGATAGCACCAGCGTAGCTCTACCTTCCGAAGCCGAATGCGAAGCCGCCCCCAAGCCGCGCACCATTACGCTGAAGCGCCCCATAGCCTTTCACATACGCTACGCCACGTGCGCCGTGGTGGCGGGCGAACTCAAGTTTTATCCCGATGTATACGGCCGCGATGAAGCATTGCGGCGGCAATTATTTGCCCCCCAAAACAGCCCGCGCTTGCCGGTAGCCCCAATTGAGTAA
- a CDS encoding universal stress protein codes for MQPTFVVLTDLSRSAEAALMYTTRLAQRLDGRLVLLHVFLDPVLEPEVSMVAAPVLVASRQEIMTNMVQRASTLPVPADTEVVVDVLSAALANVVQQHRPLLLALGREEPDNLLDRLVGNRAVPILQDAHHPLLLVPERWHDAELPQRIIVATDARPFSLSAPSLALAELFNALQPETTVVHVTAGHGPSKAEVGLASAQQTGLFGELSNNSLYEVCEEAPADGILHAAAELQAQLLVLLARPHSFLGGLFHHSVTADILRRSPVPVLVLPTTK; via the coding sequence ATGCAACCGACCTTCGTAGTTCTGACCGATTTGTCGCGCTCTGCGGAGGCGGCGCTGATGTATACTACTCGCCTGGCCCAACGCCTAGATGGGCGACTTGTACTACTGCATGTATTTCTGGACCCCGTGCTGGAACCGGAAGTATCAATGGTGGCGGCGCCGGTGCTAGTGGCCAGCCGACAGGAGATTATGACCAATATGGTACAGCGGGCCAGCACATTGCCCGTGCCAGCCGATACCGAAGTCGTTGTTGATGTGCTAAGTGCAGCGCTGGCCAATGTGGTGCAGCAACACCGTCCTTTGCTGCTGGCGCTGGGGCGGGAGGAGCCCGATAACCTGCTGGACCGGCTGGTGGGCAATCGTGCGGTTCCTATTCTGCAGGACGCGCATCATCCCTTGCTGCTCGTGCCAGAGAGATGGCACGATGCGGAGCTACCACAGCGCATTATAGTCGCCACCGATGCTCGTCCTTTCTCGCTGAGTGCGCCTTCACTGGCGTTAGCGGAGCTATTTAATGCCCTACAGCCTGAGACGACCGTCGTGCACGTAACGGCCGGACATGGCCCGTCGAAAGCGGAAGTGGGGCTGGCATCAGCGCAACAAACGGGGTTATTTGGCGAGCTTTCCAACAATAGCTTGTACGAAGTGTGCGAAGAAGCTCCGGCCGACGGCATTCTGCACGCGGCCGCGGAGCTGCAGGCCCAGCTTCTTGTGCTGCTGGCCCGGCCGCACTCCTTCCTTGGGGGGCTTTTTCACCATAGCGTCACGGCCGATATCCTGCGTCGTAGTCCGGTGCCGGTGCTGGTGCTGCCCACCACGAAGTAA
- a CDS encoding universal stress protein has translation MKKIVIPTELTLYSLNLVKHALTLLKGETCEITLLHHTPLPDSITELLLLPREADKAREPDAEFVKALERLQKSYALEIHDIRIVHLCCDTSLTIKNFVIDNQIDLVLSPVSLTNPSEAMRHFSSLVQDIPFPVLYIPEFFETTQFRKIAFVLDEEARTNTLPDKALVDLLCRKDYHVTFLLVFAPGTSTAKIKQALDALYAAPVLHGVEFSVHLQQQRDLTTGVVSFIEEFEVDLVVTCKKRSMLDYLRKGRNRSVRDKAINTKVPCLSVA, from the coding sequence ATGAAAAAAATAGTAATTCCAACCGAGTTAACCCTCTATTCTCTAAATCTGGTTAAACACGCCCTAACCCTACTAAAAGGGGAAACCTGCGAGATTACTCTGCTGCACCACACGCCCTTACCCGACTCTATTACTGAGTTGCTGCTGTTGCCGCGCGAGGCGGACAAGGCTCGGGAGCCTGACGCCGAGTTTGTGAAGGCCCTGGAGCGGCTGCAAAAGTCTTATGCACTCGAAATCCACGATATCCGTATTGTTCATCTCTGCTGCGACACCTCTCTGACAATCAAAAATTTCGTTATTGATAATCAGATTGATCTGGTGCTGAGCCCTGTATCTCTGACGAACCCATCGGAGGCAATGCGGCATTTCAGCAGCTTGGTACAGGATATTCCCTTTCCGGTTTTATATATCCCCGAGTTCTTCGAAACAACCCAGTTCCGCAAAATCGCCTTTGTGCTGGACGAAGAAGCTCGCACGAACACCCTGCCCGACAAAGCGCTGGTTGACCTGCTGTGTAGGAAAGACTACCACGTAACGTTCCTGCTCGTGTTTGCCCCTGGCACCAGTACGGCCAAGATAAAACAAGCCTTGGACGCGCTGTATGCTGCCCCTGTATTGCACGGCGTGGAATTCTCGGTGCACCTGCAGCAGCAGCGCGACCTGACAACCGGTGTGGTTTCCTTTATTGAGGAGTTTGAAGTAGACCTAGTCGTTACCTGCAAAAAGCGAAGCATGCTCGATTACCTGCGCAAGGGTCGCAACCGCAGTGTCCGCGACAAAGCCATCAACACGAAAGTGCCTTGCCTATCGGTCGCGTAG
- a CDS encoding bestrophin family protein has translation MLLRTKIPLSYVFGKIKREVLFVFVYATLIAIEDQFFHVMSLSLPLSVPMVLGTVLSLLLAFKSNQAYDRWWEARIVWGAIVNDSRSLIRQVLCFTDAPYAPQEISAWVERFTNRQIAWSYSLGMALRNKMDVEKIRRYLAPEELAFITKHDNLPNALLELHARDLRYALNEGWVNSYQQVELDATLTRLTDSMGKCERIKNTVFPVTYTLYTHFSLFFFVLLLPFALLEIFGVLEVLMVVAISSAFFLIEKMAIHLQDPFEGKPTDTPVTAIARTIEVNLKQMIGDKNLPKENMPLASTYYVM, from the coding sequence ATGTTATTAAGAACCAAAATTCCGCTTAGCTACGTCTTTGGGAAAATAAAGCGAGAGGTCCTGTTTGTGTTCGTCTACGCCACATTGATCGCGATAGAAGACCAATTTTTTCATGTCATGTCGCTTTCCCTGCCACTGAGCGTTCCGATGGTGCTCGGTACGGTGCTCTCGTTGCTGCTGGCGTTCAAGTCGAACCAGGCCTACGACCGCTGGTGGGAAGCCCGCATTGTCTGGGGGGCAATTGTGAACGATTCGCGCTCCCTTATCCGCCAGGTTCTTTGCTTTACCGATGCGCCCTACGCGCCGCAGGAAATCAGTGCCTGGGTGGAGCGCTTCACAAACCGGCAAATTGCCTGGAGCTACAGCCTGGGCATGGCGCTGCGCAATAAGATGGACGTGGAGAAAATTCGCCGCTACCTAGCGCCCGAAGAACTGGCTTTTATCACCAAGCACGATAACCTGCCCAACGCCTTGCTAGAACTGCACGCCCGTGATTTGCGCTACGCCCTAAATGAAGGCTGGGTAAACAGCTACCAGCAGGTAGAACTCGACGCAACTCTAACCCGACTGACGGATTCGATGGGCAAATGTGAGCGGATAAAAAACACTGTGTTTCCGGTGACCTACACGCTGTATACTCACTTTTCCCTATTCTTTTTTGTGCTGTTGCTGCCCTTCGCTCTCCTCGAGATATTCGGCGTGCTAGAGGTGTTAATGGTCGTCGCTATCTCGTCCGCGTTTTTCCTAATCGAAAAAATGGCCATTCACCTGCAGGATCCCTTTGAAGGCAAGCCCACAGATACCCCCGTGACGGCCATTGCCCGCACCATTGAGGTAAATCTGAAGCAGATGATTGGGGATAAGAATTTGCCGAAAGAGAATATGCCTCTTGCCAGCACGTACTATGTGATGTGA
- a CDS encoding GNAT family N-acetyltransferase: protein MESTELAGTPEVQLLHYESKHQADFKRLNTEWIEQYFHLEPADLCVLDNPEEYVLQRGGHIFLASYGGQIVGTCALYKIDDTSFELGKMAVTAALQGRGIGRKLAEAAIAKARALGARRLYLESNTKLAPALHLYRELGFRPTISGLPSPYERSDIQLELFL from the coding sequence ATGGAATCCACCGAACTCGCAGGAACGCCTGAAGTACAGCTGCTGCATTATGAATCGAAGCACCAGGCTGACTTTAAGCGCCTGAATACCGAATGGATTGAACAGTACTTTCACCTTGAACCAGCGGACCTGTGCGTCCTTGACAACCCGGAAGAGTATGTTCTTCAGCGAGGAGGTCACATTTTCTTAGCCAGCTATGGCGGCCAGATTGTAGGCACATGTGCGCTCTATAAAATAGATGATACGAGCTTTGAGTTGGGCAAGATGGCGGTTACGGCCGCCCTACAAGGCCGGGGCATCGGGCGGAAACTAGCAGAGGCCGCTATTGCCAAAGCTCGGGCCTTAGGCGCTCGGCGCCTGTACTTAGAAAGCAATACTAAGTTGGCTCCGGCCCTGCATCTGTACCGGGAATTGGGTTTTCGCCCTACTATCTCGGGTTTGCCCTCGCCTTATGAGCGCAGTGACATCCAACTCGAATTGTTTCTTTGA